The Aphelocoma coerulescens isolate FSJ_1873_10779 unplaced genomic scaffold, UR_Acoe_1.0 HiC_scaffold_244, whole genome shotgun sequence genome has a window encoding:
- the PPP1R18 gene encoding phostensin yields MAVPGWKLQLLERRRRDEEAARRREREQRDRAAQVPPWKRELLERRRARAGPGVPSTFPGVPSGPGVPGGSPALAPGPEECGRAENPARDPQNAPRDGKNQPRDAKNPPGDPRNHPREPENAPRDLKNPPREPENSPWDPENAPRDAKNHPRDLKNPSQDPKNAPRDPKNAPREPENSPWDPKNPPWDAKNPPRDLKNPPRDPKNSPQDPENAPRDPKNAPQDPQTPPGDAKNPPRAPQNSPRDPGNGPRDLRDPQNPARDSQNHLGDAENPPRDPENPPRDPENPPRGRVSRLRSRFGPGSAEGPRGGDEGRGSVATAGPAEGQGSAKGVGTAVTRGVVKGVGPAEGQGTAGGHVATTGVGPAEGQGVAETLGPVKGQGVTTGVGPVEALGPVKGQGVTTGVGSLEALGPVKGQGVTTGVGPVEGQGPVKGQGVTTGVGPVEGQGPVKGQGVTTGVGPVEALGPVKGQGVTTGVGPVEALGPVKGQGVTTGVGPVEALGPVKGQGVTTAPLPRRRCRLPLPLRCHLRAPRAGPRCRRRGGRGRWLSLCPEPLSLCPEPLSPCPEPLSPCPEPLSPCPAALSPCPAALSPCPEPLSPCPEPLSLCPAALSPCPEPLSLCPEPLSPCPEPLSPCPAALSPCPEPLSPCPAALSPCPEPPSLCPAALSPCPAALSLCPEPLSPCPEPPSLCPAALSPCPCGGGRPAGTLRVPPRVPTLPCSVAAATPSRCGPAAGPALSPALSPRSVAVSPRRWHPPSPPRDPPKKRYPTAEQIQVIGGYLALPRSCLAKSDPHRKKLKIWFSERDLERTFSYPSEGAALAAWGPPEDPPGTPPGPPERRQDPPEEEEEEEEEEEEPPPPVRGLPGGLRGRALLVDESCRR; encoded by the exons ATGGCGGTTCCGGGCtggaagctgcagctgctggagcgcCGGCGCCGGGACGAGGAGGCCGCGCGGCGCCGGGAGCGGGAGCAGCGGGACCGGGCGGCCCAGGTGCCCCCCTGGAAGCGGGAGCTGCTGGAACGGCGCCGAGCCCGAGCCGGCCCGGGGGTCCCCAGCACCTTTCCGGGGGTCCCGTCCGGgcctggggtccctggggggtccccggCGCTGGCGCCGGGGCCGGAGGAGTGCGGCCGTGCCGAAAACCCCGCCCGGGATCCTCAGAATGCCCCTCGGGATGGCAAAAATCAGCCCCGGGATgccaaaaatccacctgggGACCCCAGAAATCATCCCCGGGAGCCCGAAAATGCCCCCCGGGACCTCAAAAATCCACCCCGGGAGCCTGAAAATTCCCCCTGGGATCCCGAAAATGCCCCCCGGGATGCCAAAAATCATCCCCGGGACCTCAAAAATCcatcccaggaccccaaaaatgccccccgggaccccaaaaatgccccccgGGAGCCCGAAAattccccctgggaccccaaaaatcccccctgggatgccaaaaatccaccccgggacctcaaaaatcccccccgggaccccaaaaattcaccccaGGACCCCGAAAatgccccccgggaccccaaaaatgccccccaggacccccaaactccccctggAGATGCCAAAAATCCTCCCCGGGCTCCCCAAAATTCTCCGCGAGATCCCGGAAACGGCCCCCGAGATCTCCgagatccccaaaatcccgcccGGGACTCCCAAAATCACCTCGGAGATGCCGaaaatcccccccgggaccccgaaaatcccccccgggaccccgaAAATCCCCCCCGGGGCCGGGTCAGCCGCCTGCGGAGCCGCTTCGGCCCCGGGAGCGCCGAGGGTCCCCGGGGAGGGGACGAGGGTCGGGGCTCGGTGGCCACCGCGGGGCCAGCGGAGGGTCAGGGGTCAGCCAAGGGCGTGGGGACGGCGGTGACCCGTGGGGTGGTCAAGGGTGTGGGGCCAGCGGAGGGACAAGGGACGGCCGGAGGCCACGTGGCGACCACTGGTGTGGGGCCAGCTGAGGGCCAGGGGGTGGCCGAGACCCTCGGGCCAGTCAAGGGACAGGGAGTGACCACTGGTGTGGGGCCAGTGGAGGCCCTCGGGCCGGTCAAGGGACAGGGAGTGACCACTGGTGTGGGGTCATTGGAGGCCCTCGGGCCGGTCAAGGGACAGGGAGTGACCACTGGTGTGGGGCCAGTGGAGGGCCAGGGGCCAGTCAAGGGACAGGGAGTGACCACTGGTGTGGGGCCAGTGGAGGGCCAGGGGCCGGTCAAGGGACAGGGAGTGACCACTGGTGTGGGGCCAGTGGAGGCCCTCGGGCCGGTCAAGGGACAGGGAGTGACCACTGGTGTGGGGCCAGTGGAGGCCCTCGGGCCGGTCAAGGGACAGGGAGTGACCACTGGTGTGGGGCCAGTGGAGGCCCTCGGGCCGGTCAAGGGACAGGGAGTGACCACTG CGCCCCTCCCTCGTCGCCGCTGtcgcctccccctcccccttcgGTGCCACCTCCGCGCTCCGAGGGCGGGGCCGCGGTGTCGccgccggggggggcgggggcggtggctgtccctctgtccggagcctctgtccctctgtccggagcctctgtccccctgtccggagccgctgtccccgtgtccggagcctctgtccccctgtccagcagctctgtccccgtgtccagcagctctgtccccctgtccggagcctctgtccccgtgtccggagcctctgtccctctgtccagcagctctgtccccgtgtccggaacctctgtccctctgtccggagcctctgtccccgtgtccggagcctctgtccccgtgtccagcagctctgtccccctgtccggagcctctgtccccgtgtccagcagctctgtccccgtgtccggAGCCTCCGTCCCTCTGTCCAGCggctctgtccccgtgtccagcagctctgtccctctgtccggagcctctgtccccgtgtccggAGCCTCCGTCCCTCTGTCCAGCggctctgtccccgtgtccatgCGGGGGGGGTCGCCCCGCCGGGaccctccgtgtccccccccgtgtccccaccctgccctgcagcgTCGCAGCGGCAACACCATCACGGTGCGGCCCCGCCGCGGGACCGGCGCTGTCGCCGGCGCTGTCGCCGAGGTCGGTGGCGGTGTCGCCGCGCCGGTGgcaccccccgagccccccccgggacccccccaagaAGCGCTACCCCACGGCCGAGCAGATCCAGGTGATCGGGGGCTACCTGGCCCTGCCCCGCTCCTGCCTGGCCAAGAGTGACCCCCACCGCAAGAAG ctGAAGATCTGGTTCAGCGAGCGGGACCTCGAGAGAACCTTCTCGTACCCGTCCGAGGGGGCGGCGCTGGCGGCCTGGGGACCCCCCgaggacccccccgggacccccccgggaccccccgagcGCCGCCAGGACCcccctgaggaggaggaggaggaggaggaggaggaagaggagccccctccccccgtgcgggggctgccgggggggctgcggggccgcgCCCTCCTCGtcg aCGAGTCCTGCCGTCGGTAA